In Colletotrichum higginsianum IMI 349063 chromosome 3, whole genome shotgun sequence, a genomic segment contains:
- a CDS encoding UDP-glucuronosyl/UDP-glucosyltransferase has product MTVKPNAKAKPHVLYAVPPREGHMRPALQIGKHLKDHGFDVTILGTKKWRATIQAAGAHFSPIIGLWGTLDDPARWPGIAGAPDAPSRLSASLDGGFVSLLPSGLESLRFALAAVRRRQPGCPVVVLSDTCFSGTLALKLEADLPEGYREGEKIRTIGIGVVPTFWTSPERPPWGSGLPFDGSDGGRERNTTSLRTSWNSAAEERARWVLSMMGCAKEVESLYEDLSPHSITAAKQHPFWDASTVCHDAVLQMCLPGLEFPSSDWPQKIKFVGTLPIKPLPPNLAYPSWFDDILANSTALRPPAQCRKKVVFVAQGTEVLDHRELIIPTMKALAGRGDVLVVACLCVAGAVMDTSGFDDGALPANARVVDYFPYDAILAHADVFVSNSGYGGFQHAVSNGVPVVQAGDVFDKPDIGRRIEWCGLGVYLAESPPPVSVVRRAVEEVLGDERYKRRAEELRREAGRMNPLQRIEEEIMSMCS; this is encoded by the coding sequence ATGACGGTCAAACCCAACGCCAAGGCGAAACCCCACGTACTCTATGCCGTGCCCCCACGAGAGGGCCACATGCGGCCGGCCCTCCAGATCGGCAAGCATCTCAAGGACCACGGCTTCGACGTCACGATCCTGGGGACCAAGAAGTGGCGGGCGACGATTCAAGCAGCCGGCGCGCATTTCAGCCCGATCATCGGGCTTTGGGGCACGCTCGATGATCCGGCCCGCTGGCCAGGCATCGCAGGCGCCCCGGACGCGCCGTCGCGCCTTTCCGCGTcgctcgacggcggcttcgtctcGCTGTTGCCGAGCGGCCTGGAGTCCTTGAGGTTCGCTCTCGCGGCCGTTCGCAGGCGACAGCCGGGGTGCccggtcgtcgtcctctccgACACGTGCTTCTCGGGGACTTTGGCCCTGAAGCTGGAGGCTGATCTACCGGAGGGATACcgcgagggagagaagatCAGGACCATCGGAATCGGGGTCGTGCCGACCTTCTGGACCAGCCCTGAAAGGCCGCCCTGGGGATCGGGATTGCCCTTTGACGGCAGCGACGGAGGAAGGGAGAGAAACACGACATCTCTTCGGACGTCTTGGAATAgtgccgccgaggagcggGCGAGGTGGGTTCTGAGCATGATGGGTTGTGCCAAAGAGGTTGAATCGCTGTACGAGGACCTCTCGCCTCATTCTatcaccgccgccaaacAACACCCATTCTGGGATGCGTCGACCGTCTGCCACGATGCGGTACTCCAGATGTGCCTCCCGGGCCTCGAATTTCCCTCGTCGGACTGGCCGCAGAAGATCAAGTTCGTCGGCACGCTGCCGATCAAGCCGTTGCCGCCCAACCTCGCATACCCCAGCTGGttcgacgacatcctcgccAACAGCACGGCCCTCCGCCCACCGGCCCAGTGCCGGAAGAAGGTTGTGTTCGTAGCGCAGGGCACGGAGGTCCTGGACCACCGCGAGCTCATCATcccgacgatgaaggcgctGGCGGGCCGAGGGGacgtgctcgtcgtcgcctgcCTGTgcgtggccggcgccgtcatggACACGAGCGgctttgacgacggcgcgctgCCCGCCAACGCGCGGGTGGTCGACTACTTCCCCTACGACGCGATCCTCGCGCACGCCGACGTGTTCGTGTCCAACAGCGGCTACGGGGGCTTCCAGCACGCCGTCTCGAACGGCGTCCCGGTGGtgcaggccggcgacgtgtTCGACAAGCCGGACATCGGGCGGAGGATCGAGTGGTGCGGCCTGGGCGTCTACCTGGCAGAGTCTCCGCCGCCCGTGAGCGTCGTCCGCCGCGCGGTCGAAGAGGTGCTCGGTGATGAGAGGTACAAAAGACGTGCGGAAGAGCTGAGGAGAGAGGCGGGACGGATGAATCCTCTACAGAggatcgaggaggagatcatGTCGATGTGCAGTTGA
- a CDS encoding Zinc metalloproteinase: protein MYIRYDKTRAPEQHPAAPMAPVEHTSARMSLKIDNFEDGETVRQRCVIVKGTYSVDGDNADTFATVETHDGISTDTIFPTQSWPIAGKQIKIIAMLSPGRNTLAITRSVGADKIVLELNLNYVPLLQSPPLHLAIMVAKDSPLVIDCPPAKHGLVSSAHSSLDAAIAKLRMTAYMWQALTAEDMSMKGLGRRSFRLEEEWTADTTSRAFLDGLHEAALFETGAMRATARVHVVRSSRTTAEIRDAEVAQQNESARSRDGLFDYFREALAAHGAPFDPSSHPVVAGMILDSHFSAAKKLILGHAALGCRDPTGVSLGIMGSHLAYSWPRFLEEVADCLLDARPPGPAVGDDNGECGSFWEACAIGQGAFLHEVGHAFGAPHTTGIMARGYARHWPRSFLARTAYSRSDNREGLSVVDDDTENDARWDLRDALSFRSLDHFWLPGDARLPGATRSAAPAVSPVNIGTDDAGLEIFCAAGLARVEFNGQPEPLPSVREPFGRVFYGLEALESRFPRGGDDLAISVLGMNGKTKTVRNAWRLFVSTSHVRIPGSDVLLQKRSVTSKNLEDADLSGGSEDNDAFWTWATLLTRRKDVDDDDGDSGAIVQAASVDVRTGCVLDGAYVHFYDDARVHCGPRVSRWGGALRFGGHASEEVAIPLGVEVVKVEVSREDHILRGMRVHLSDGTSGGALSGGGDEPETLSLEPQADERIVGFFGRSWWGRHFDGLVEFGIITAPRDFVLPDVVYGMAELQNTDGGRRPEEIKEHEGSDDEEY from the exons ATGTACATTCGCTACGACAAGACGCGAGCCCCAGAACAACACCCGGCTGCTCCGATGGCTCCTGTCGAGCATACAAGTGCCAGAATGTCCCTCAAGATTGACAAtttcgaagacggcgagacTGTCCGCCAG CGCTGTGTCATTGTGAAGGGGACTTAcagcgtcgacggcgacaatGCCGACACCTTCGCAACCGTCGAAACCCACGATGGCATCAGCACCGACACCATCTTTCCAACCCAGTCGTGGCCCATCGCAGGCAAGCAGATCAAGATCATCGCCATGCTCTCCCCTGGACGCAACACCCTGGCCATCACCCgcagcgtcggcgccgacaagatcgtcctcgagctcaaCCTGAACTACGTCCCTCTCCTCCAGTCGCCGCCCCTCCACCTCGCCATCATGGTCGCAAAGGACTCCCCTCTCGTCATCGACTGCCCGCCCGCCAAGCACGGCCTCGTCTCCTCGGCGCACTCctccctcgacgccgccatcgccaagctcCGCATGACGGCCTACATGTGGCAGGCCCTCACGGCCGAGGACATGAGCATGAagggcctcggccgccgctcgttccgcctcgaggaggagtgGACTGCCGACACGACGAGCCGCGCGtttctcgacggcctgcacGAGGCCGCGCTCTTCGAGACGGGCGCCATGCGCGCCACGGCCAGGGTCCACGTCGTCCGCTCCAGCAGGACCACTGCCGAGAtccgcgacgccgaggtcgcgcAGCAGAACGAGTCGGCGCGGTCGCGGGACGGGCTCTTTGACTACTtccgcgaggccctcgccgcccacggGGCGCCGTTCGACCCCTCGTCGCatcccgtcgtcgccggcatgaTCCTCGACTCGCacttctccgccgccaagaagctcatcctcggccacgcCGCCCTGGGCTGCCGCGACCCGACCGGCGTCTCCCTTGGCATCATGGGCAGCCACCTGGCCTACTCGTGGCCCCGGTTCctggaggaggtcgccgactgcctgctcgacgcccgcccgccgggccccgccgtcggcgacgacaacggcgagTGCGGGTCCTTCTGGGAGGCCTGCGCCATCGGCCAGGGCGCGTTCCTGCACGAGGTCGGCCACGCGTTCGGGGCGCCGCACACGACGGGCATCATGGCGCGCGGCTACGCGAGGCACTGGCCGCGCAGCTTCCTCGCCCGGACGGCGTACTCGCGGAGCGACAACCGGGAGGGCctctccgtcgtcgacgacgacacggaGAACGACGCGCGCTGGGATCTGCGGGATGCGCTGTCGTTCCGGTCGCTGGACCACTTCTGGCTGCCCGGCGACGCCAGGCTGCCGGGCGCCACTCGTtcggccgcgccggccgtCTCCCCGGTCAACATCGGAaccgacgacgccggtcTCGAGATTTTCTGCGCCGCAGGGCTGGCTCGCGTCGAGTTCAACGGGCAGCCCGAGCCCCTCCCTTCCGTACGGGAACCCTTTGGGAGGGTCTTctacggcctcgaggccctcgagagCCGGTTCCCCcggggcggcgacgacctcgccatcTCCGTCCTCGGCATGAACGGCAAGACCAAGACGGTCCGCAACGCGTGGCGCCTCTTCGTGTCCACGTCGCACGTCCGCATCCCGGGCTCCGACGTGCTGTTGCAGAAGCGCTCCGTGACGAGCAAGAacctcgaggacgccgacctGTCAGGCGGGTCCGAAGACAACGACGCGTTCTGGACCTGGGCGACGCTTCTCACGCGGCGGAAAgacgtcgatgatgatgacggcgacagcggcgccatCGTGCAGGCGGCGAGCGTCGACGTCCGGACGGGCTgcgtcctcgatggcgcgTACGTCCACTTCTACGACGACGCCCGCGTCCACTGCGGCCCGCGGGTGTCACGCTGGGGCGGCGCGCTCCGCTTCGGGGGCCACGCGTCGGAGGAGGTCGCGATCccgctgggcgtcgaggtcgtcaaggtcgaggtGTCGAGGGAGGACCACATCCTGCGGGGCATGAGGGTTCACCTGAGCGACGGCACCTCCGGCGGTGCCTTGTCGGGAGGCGGTGACGAGCCCGAGACGTTGTCTCTCG AACCGCAAGCTGACGAGCGCatcgtcggcttcttcggccGCAGCTGGTGGGGCCGCCATTTTGACGGGCTGGTCGAGTTCGGCATCATCACGGCCCCCAGGGACTTTGTGCTCCCGGACGTCGTGTATGGCATGGCGGAGCTTCAGAATACGGATGGCGGACGCAGG CCCGAGGAAATCAAGGAGCATGAGGGGTCAGACGATGAAGAGTATTAG
- a CDS encoding Integral membrane protein translates to MFFFWGLYADTLVYGPNSYFTKLALLLVVLRVFRFHNKTKIGIYALSVFMTGYYLPVFILKALICRPVAGFWDTSVEAVCFDQRAIFVADTVISAITDMAVLCLPIPVAVTLRMPWTRRLKVIAMLSAGGVATAASIVRMVIVIQLQKSNDQSVDFIRFNLLGTAEVSIGMICACFPAVNILFTHGFDCSQESSRNTGGSSTKRIIELKFLKGSRLRTQQMTEAQVEPQPETQQPPIPERVGVGYIFPIERLSRLQSSSQPGVRAATPPDEWCSQVVSSPFSEPDSPDWARKGSVC, encoded by the exons ATGTTTTTTTTCTGGGGGTTGTATGCCGACACGCTTGTGTACGGGCCGAACTCGTACTTCACGAAGCTCGCCCTTCTCTTGGTCGTCTTACGCGTCTTTCGGTTCCACAACAAGACGAAGATAGGGATATACGCCTTATCCGTCTTCATGACCGGGTACTACCTGcccgtcttcatcctcaagGCACTCATCTGCCGGCCCGTCGCGGGGTTCTGGGACACGTCTGTCGAGGCCGTCTGCTTCGACCAGCGCGCCATCTTCGTGGCGGACACAGTCATCAGTGCCATCACGGATATGGCCGTTCTCTGTCTACCGATCCCTGTTGCCGTGACCCTACGGATGCCGTGGACCAGACGGCTGAAGGTCATCGCCATGCTTAGCGCCGGAGGCgtcgcgacggcggcgagcatTGTACGGATGgtcatcgtcatccagcTACAAAAGTCAAACGACCAATCGGTGGACTTTATCCGCTTCAACCTCCTTGG AACCGCCGAGGTGAGCATAGGGATGATCTGCGCGTGCTTCCCCGCCGTCAACATCCTCTTCACGCACGGCTTCGACTGCTCGCAAGAATCGAGCCGCAACACCGGCGGAAGCAGCACCAAGAGGATCATCGAGCTCAAGTTTCTCAAAGGAAGTCGGCTGCGGACCCAGCAGATGACGGAGGCGCAGGTCGAGCCCCAGCCCGAGACCCAGCAGCCTCCCATCCCGGAGAGGGTGGGTGTGGGCTACATATTCCCCATCGAGCGTCTGAGCCGCCTCCAGTCGTCTTCGCAGCCGGGAGTCAGGGCGGCCACGCCGCCTGACGAGTGGTGTTCGCAAGTGgtttcctcccccttctcggAGCCCGATTCCCCGGACTGGGCTCGGAAGGGGTCTGTTTGTTAG
- a CDS encoding Integral membrane protein: MSNVEGPAAPPPEGVVPDFQNPKDVLHTINLVSQILSIVMVSLFMMLRLYAKMFIAPPFHTEDLYRYGGGFHVYELSKADFMGFNKVIEKTD, encoded by the exons ATGTCCAACGTAGAGGGGCCGGCGGCCCCGCCGCCAGAAGGCGTGGTGCCCGACTTTCAGAACCCGAAGGACGTCCTGCACACGATCAACCTGGTGTCGCAGATCCTCTCCATCGTGATGGTCAGCCTGTTCATGATGTTGCGTCTTTACGCCAAGATGTTCATCGCGCCGCCGTTCCACACTGAGGACT TGTATCGTTACGGCGGTGGATTTCACGTTTACGAGCTGTCAAAAGCAGACTTCATGGGCTTCAACAAGGTAATCGAAAAGACGGACtga
- a CDS encoding Serine/threonine protein kinase, which translates to MASLLSVGQKIRGRISTYSIVQELHRAADQGAVYLGANENGAKCIVKSIRGHWRLENEASVLRKYQAMSPLFRPLEDEILDPVDPPSIVLKYLDSDLRAESNRQRLSRPDIKKVAKSVLEALRILHQDGMVHTDIKLDNIFVNLGQKNGDSERFTAIQLGDCGGVVSKDSKFASEPGHLIGASFTRSPEAQLGLPWGTATDIWSFGNAILTLLYGGGFHLFNPANEGYKPEDELFELVVLSRMHRYFGPFPESFQEIADDNAAGIVDFIHSMGPPTKPFARVTRREIPPADRDFILKIMKLDYRDRPTAEQLLEDEWFSESSEDTREPLSSAQQDRSTFKEKVVE; encoded by the exons ATGGCCTCGCTACTTTCTGTCGGTCAAAAAATTCGGGGCCGCATATCGACGTACTCCATTGTTCAAGAGCTTCATCGCGCAGCAGATCAAGGGGCTGTGTATCTAGGAGC AAACGAAAATGGGGCAAAATGCATCGTCAAGAGCATTCGGGGCCACTGGCGTCTTGAAAACGAGGCCTCTGTTCTACGCAAGTATCAGGCTATGAGTCCCCTGTTTCGCCCACTCGAGGATGAGATTTTGGACCCAGTCGACCCGCCATCCATCGTCTTGAAGTATCTTGATAGCGACCTCCGGGCCGAGTCGAATCGACAAAGACTGTCCCGGCCTGACATCAAGAAGGTGGCCAAGTCGGTACTGGAAGCTCTGCGCATCCTGCACCAGGACGGCATGGTCCACACCG ATATTAAACTGGACAACATATTTGTGAACCTTGGCCAGAAGAATGGCGACTCTGAGCGGTTTACCGCCATCCAGCTTGGGGATTGCGGCGGCGTAGTCTCCAAGGACTCCAAGTTTGCCTCAGAGCCGGGCCACCTCATTGGCGCGAGTTTCACCCGCAGCCCAGAAGCTCAGCTTGGCCTTCCATGGGGAACCGCAACGGACATTTGGTCCTTTGGAAACGCC ATCCTCACCCTACTGTACGGGGGAGGATTCCATCTCTTCAACCCAGCAAACGAGGGCTACAAacccgaggacgagctctTTGAGCTGGTGGTACTGTCCCGCATGCACCGCTACTTCGGTCCTTTCCCGGAGTCCTTCCAGGAGatcgccgacgacaacgccgcGGGCATCGTCGACTTCATCCACAGCATGGGACCCCCGACGAAGCCCTTTGCTCGGGTGACGCGCCGGGAGATACCGCCCGCCGACCGGGACTTCATCCTCAAGATCATGAAGTTGGACTACCGCGATCGTCCCACCGCGGAACAACTCCTGGAAGACGAGTGGTTCAGCGAGAGCTCCGAAGATACTCGGGAGCCGCTGTCTTCTGCACAACAAGACCGTTCAACTTTCAAAGAAAAGGTTGTAGAATGA
- a CDS encoding EC40 protein, with amino-acid sequence MKFSIVFAALATLAFAAPGPSMEGEGLEKRQRSCTINAPPRKPLTNNSTGLQLWKLQAPVNLFTSHGSILLIFGGDKRFATPAQRAAAVSLLLPLFATACEMAARIVYSRG; translated from the exons ATGAAATTCTCCATCGTCTTTGCCGCTCTCGCAACTTTGGCGTTTGCAGCTCCCGGCCCCTCCATGGAGGGAGAGGGCTTGGAGAAAAGACAGAGATCATGCACAATCAATGCCCCG CCCCGCAAGCCTCTGACCAACAACAGCACCGGACTTCAACTCTGGAAACTCCAAGCCCCCGTGAATCTCTTCACGTCGCATGGCTCTATTTTACTGATTTTTGGTGGCGATAAAAGGTTTGCAACACCTGCGCAGAGGGCTGCCGCTGTATCTCTACTTCTCCCACTGTTTGC CACTGCCTGTGAGATGGCGGCTCGCATTGTCTATAGCCGAGGTTAG
- a CDS encoding GNAT family — translation MITDGHENAYRSERLIYRAVENNEADSTFIHTQLENDPVNVALSDLKLLKPRSSKHSHAMTEQMAKSVLTVMVCLPHGAGAGAGAGDKDKTDGSQAEAPRPIGFLSIGWGGISGDTAHHRSVGLGIALAAPFRGKGYGSEAINWALDWAFRYGNFHRVYLGTVSYNERAQHLYKKLGFVEEGRSREAHWFDRKWHDLISYGMLEQEWEALRGIKKE, via the coding sequence ATGATCACCGACGGCCACGAAAACGCCTACCGCTCCGAGCGGCTCATCTACCGGGCGGTAGAGAACAACGAGGCAGACAGCACCTTCATCCACACCCAGCTCGAGAACGACCCGGTCAACGTCGCCCTCTCGGACCTCAAGTTGCTCAAGCCCCGGAGCAGCAAGCACAGCCACGCGATGACCGAGCAGATGGCAAAGTCCGTCCTGACGGTCATGGTCTGCTTACCCCACggagccggggccggggccggggccggggatAAGGACAAGACAGACGGATCACAGGCCGAGGCGCCGAGGCCCATCGGGTTCCTGTCCATCGGTTGGGGTGGCATATCGGGGGATACGGCGCACCATCGGTCGGTGGGGCTCGGCATcgcgctggcggcgccgtTCCGGGGCAAGGGGTACGgctccgaggccatcaactGGGCGCTGGACTGGGCGTTCCGGTACGGCAACTTCCACCGCGTCTACCTCGGCACCGTGTCGTACAACGAGCGGGCGCAGCACCTGTACAAGAAGCTCGGGTTCGTGGAGGAGGGCCGCAGCCGCGAGGCGCACTGGTTCGATCGCAAGTGGCACGACCTGATCAGCTACGGGATGCTGGAGCAAGAGTGGGAAGCCCTGAGGGGGATCAAGAAAGAGTAA
- a CDS encoding Secreted protein, which translates to MSYFLIASGLLAGVAQAYTQVNVASAFMTKNIDPIVFPGQYDKSHLHSFFGSDAVTVNTKTSAELQKGCTNAENPNDLSVYWIPTPLYTTDGGKTYEPMPVSRFSAYYNLGETPAEVAIPQDVQMVAGDANAQTKSAMPAEAQAEWFCENGGGESLDANGFPSSTCGTHLQQLLYFPQCVNTETLETAYKDRRGGSCPSGMKSMPQLRFSIRYDLRKVLPKGWSGTAPFKLACGPAWCSHGDFINGWTKEAAENMVATTKEKQKFSAVNGGLGDYKSGPTCKSADADPSHGTGDYAESVAAMSKRDVESWGWSTKSRFVRA; encoded by the coding sequence ATGTCTTACTTTCTCATCGCTTCCGGCCTGCTTGCGGGCGTGGCCCAGGCCTACACCCAGGTCAAcgtcgcctcggccttcatGACCAAGAACATCGACCCCATCGTCTTCCCGGGCCAGTACGACAAGTCTCACTTGCACTCCTTCTTCGGctccgacgccgtcaccgtcaacACCAAGACCAGCGCCGAGCTCCAGAAGGGCTGCACCAACGCCGAGAACCCCAACGACCTGTCCGTCTACTGGATCCCGACGCCCCTCTACACCAcggacggcggcaagacgTACGAGCCCATGCCCGTGTCGCGCTTCAGCGCCTACTACAACCTCGGCGAGAccccggccgaggtcgccatcCCCCAGGACGTCCAGATGGtggccggcgacgccaaTGCCCAGACCAAGTCCGCCATgcccgccgaggcccaggccgagtGGTTCTGtgagaacggcggcggcgagagcctCGACGCCAACGGCTTCCCCAGCTCGACCTGCGGCACCcacctgcagcagctcctctACTTCCCCCAGTGCGTCAACACCGAGACCCTCGAGACGGCCTACAAGgaccgccgcggcggcagctgcCCGTCCGGCATGAAGTCCATGCCCCAGCTGCGCTTCTCCATCCGCTACGACCTGCGCAAGGTCCTCCCCAAGGGCTGGAGCGGCACCGCGCCCTTCAAGCTCGCCTGCGGGCCCGCCTGGTGCTCCCACGGCGACTTCATCAACGGCTGGAccaaggaggccgccgagaacatGGTCGCCACCaccaaggagaagcagaagttctccgccgtcaacggcggcctcggcgactaCAAGTCCGGTCCCACCTGCAAgtccgccgacgccgaccccTCCCACGGCACCGGCGACTACGCCGAgagcgtcgccgccatgaGCAAGCGCGACGTCGAGTCTTGGGGGTGGTCCACCAAGTCGCGCTTCGTCCGCGCCTGA
- a CDS encoding Extracellular serine-rich protein has translation MHSSTLLAAVIPAVMAQYGSGGDSSSSSTASAAASSSSSIAGVHVVKVGDGGLTFEPNSLTAAVGDVVEFHFYPRAHSVAQSAFDSPCQPLANGTATGFFSGPVQVASGVGAEVFTVKVTDSNPKWYYCATGQHCQGGMVGVINPPSSGQRTIEQYAQAAAAAQANVAPSATGGGTLGSAATGSPSSASGTPSASSTTQPSAGIEARGDVRWGLLSLGVAAAGFVGGLLI, from the exons ATGCACTCCTCaaccctcctcgccgccgtcatccccGCCGTCATGGCCCAGTACGGTTCGGGCGgcgactcctcctcctcgtcgaccgcctccgccgccgcctcctcttcctccagcatcgccggcgtccacgtcgtcaaggtcggcgacggcggcctcacCTTCGAGCCCAACTCCCTCacggcggccgtcggcgacgtcgtcgagttcCACTTCTACCCGCGCGCCCACTCCGTCGCCCAGTCCGCCTTCGACTCCCCCTGCCAGCCGctcgccaacggcaccgcgACGGGCTTCTTCAGCGGCCCTGTCCAGGTCGCCtcgggcgtcggcgccgaggtcttCACCGTCAAGGTCACCGACTCGAACCCCAAGTGGTACTACTGCGCCACCGGCCAGCACTGCCAGGGCGGCATGGTCGGCGTGATCAACCCTCC GTCCAGCGGCCAACGCACCATCGAGCAGTacgcccaggccgccgccgccgcccaggccaaCGTCGCGCCCAgcgccaccggcggcggcaccctcGGCTCCGCGGCGACCGGCAGCCCCAGCTCCGCCTCGGGCacgccctcggcatcgtccACGACCCAGCCCAgcgccggcatcgaggcCCGCGGCGACGTGCGCTGGGGTCTCCTCAGCCTcggcgtggccgccgccggcttcgtcggcgggcTCCTCATCtaa
- a CDS encoding Alternative oxidase: MLLPNIVSTTRLIFQRRYRAFLTQAIVAIIIVAFVLNSYGPSIRDFGATPQEQDVGLPDSYTGESLLAPEPDPEPSSGGDFNDEPESNLEESFLQGMGTKHPRGGQAEKKAGREFSRQEITGEPTDAGLDTLCNQGSRLWNPNVIVECPLLDGGFGNGRLNLLQCLRYVIEAKVSIKLPRIARRNANDVTDFRTSDHVDLDYLIDDRRFLRILGKHCPNLVVHPAGYDDARIRHLPSISPLNDLQLESFSEPDMPPVFAVPTHPELWPAALDKWLESATEGKPPSAESPVLMGLHSIMFLWPTSHDPPSVVRHFSELVRPRDEVRLLAAAALQRMQQQFNVHISFRTSDEPRARDNAFIGVHLRVEKDSIDYKWISYEDQFNYLDQRLRERKGNATHPPDKTLPDTEKTVLYVASGDAAGIARFAKDVAPITVVTKNDLLPEGTFAGASLRNMTWDQQALVDMLILEHSGYFIGVRDSTFSWHLTLRRAAAVNWITGGYPTDCWQGDEGTKERKRIGCKSMLAENEEWRDNLSTLMGNGHYRLEPQVMATCWP; encoded by the exons ATGCTCTTGCCAAACATCGTGTCGACAACGCGGTTGATATTCCAACGCCGGTATCGCGCCTTTCTCACCCAGGCGATCGTCGCAATCATCATCGTGGCCTTCGTGCTGAACTCCTACGGCCCATCAATACGAGACTTTGGCGCCACACCACAAGAGCAGGACGTGGGGCTTCCGGACAGCTACACCGGGGAGAGTTTGCTCGCGCCCGAGCCAGACCCGGAGCCGTCTTCGGGAGGAGACTTTAACGACGAGCCCGAGTCGAACTTGGAGGAGAGCTTCCTGCAGGGTATGGGAACAAAACACCcccgcggcggccaggcgGAGAAAAAGGCCGGTCGAG AATTCTCTCGTCAAGAAATCACTGGCGAACccaccgacgccggcctcgacacACTATGCAATCAGGGGAGCAGACTGTGGAATCCCAATGTCATCGTCGAGTGCCCCCTACTCGATGGAGGCTTTGGCAATGGTCGCCTGAACCTCTTGCAGTGTCTTCGTTATGTCATTGAGGCCAAAG TGTCCATCAAGCTGCCACGCATCGCCCGCCGAAACGCCAACGACGTGACCGACTTCCGGACCAGCGATCACGTGGACCTCGACTACCTGATCGATGACAGGCGTTTCCTGCGGATTCTGGGGAAGCACTGTCCCAACCTCGTCGTTCACCCTGCGGGCTACGACGACGCGCGGATCCGCCATCTGCCCAGCATATCCCCCCTCAACGATCTGCAACTCGAAAGCTTCAGCGAACCGGACATGCCGCCCGTTTTCGCCGTGCCTACGCATCCCGAACTATGGCCGGCGGCCCTGGACAAGTGGCTGGAGTCTGCGACGGAAGGCaagccgccgtcggccgagTCGCCGGTGCTCATGGGGCTTCACTCCATCATGTTCCTCTGGCCGACCTCGCACGACCCGCCCTCGGTGGTGCGCCACTTCAGCGAGCTCGTCCGCCCGCGGGACGAGGTCAGGCtcctcgcggccgcggcgctcCAGCGgatgcagcagcagttcAACGTGCACATCAGCTTCCGGACCAGCGACGAGCCCAGGGCCCGCGACAACGCCTTCATCGGCGTCCACCTGCGCGTCGAGAAGGACTCGATCGACTACAAGTGGATCTCGTACGAGGACCAGTTCAACTACCTCGACCAGCGGCTGCGGGAGCGCAAGGGCAACGCCACGCACCCCCCCGACAAGACCCTGCCGGACACGGAGAAGACGGTGCTCTACGTCGCGAgcggcgacgcggccggcATCGCCCGCTTCGCCAAGGACGTGGCGCCCATCACCGTCGTGACCAAGAACGACCTGCTGCCCGAGGGCAccttcgccggcgcctcgcTGCGCAACATGACCTGGGACCAGCAGGCGCTCGTGGACATGCTGATCCTCGAGCACTCGGGCTACTTCATCGGCGTCCGCGACTCGACTTTCTCGTGGCACCTGACGctgcggcgggcggcggccgtgaaCTGGATCACCGGCGGGTACCCCACCGACTGCTggcagggcgacgagggcaccaaggagaggaagaggatcgGGTGCAAGTCCATGCTGGCGGAAAACGAGGAGTGGCGCGACAATCTAAGTACCCTCATGGGCAACGGTCATTATAGGCTAGAGCCGCAGGTTATGGCGACGTGTTGGCCCTGA